DNA sequence from the Geobacter sp. AOG2 genome:
GTTTCATGCTCTTGCCGGTCCCTCCAGAAAATAACGATCATCGCGCCGACACCTCGGTCCTGAAGCTTTGCATCCACTTGAGGCTGTCTTCGGCATCCTCATGGGCGATGTAACGGTAGGTGAAAAGCAAAGTGGTACCCGGTATGGCCGCCACCGGCAGTTTCACGCTGAAGGGGGCAATCTCGCCCTCTTTCAACTGCCGCGGGATGACGAAACTCACCGAGCGGGCCAGCGTTTTGCCTTTGGTGTCGAGAGCTGAAACCCAGATTTCCACGCCATCCATCTCGGCATAGCGCACATTTTTCGCAACCCCTGCGATGAAGGTTTCAGAGCCGGTTACGGTGATATCCCATGCCATCTGGAGGTCGAATTGGGAGTAATGAAAGGGGAGGCTGTCCAACTGCTCCCGGTAGACACCCCGGTCTGAGACGCACCCGCTTGTCACGGCCATTATAAGTACCAGAAAGAAAAAAAGTTTCACCATGGTGGGCACCTCCTGTTATCCCTATTGTACCAGAAGCCGCCGATAAAACACCAACTCTGTTCAATTTGGCGCTGTTACTTGCCCCAATCGCGGGAGTACCTGAAATCCCGGTCAATGGTACGGTTGGATACCTTGGCAATCACCGGCAAGCGCCGTTTGAAGTGGGAATTCTGCACTTTTTTGTAGATGGTGTCGATGAACTCAGGAGCAAACCCCGCGACGATCAACTCCTCCCTGGTCAGGCGCAGGTCTACCATGCGGTAGAGCAACTCGTCCACCTGACGGTAGGAAAAACCCAGTTCCTCCTCGTCGGTCTGGCCTGCCCACAGGTCAGCGGAGGGCTTCTTCTCGATCACCGCGCTCGGCACGCCCATGGCCTCGGACAATTGCCAGATTTGGGTCTTGTACAGATCGCCGATGGGGTTGAGGGCGCTGGCCATGTCGCCGAAGAGGGTCCCGTAGCCGAGCAGCAGCTCGGTTTTGTTGCTGGTTCCCAGCACCAGGGCGGAATAGCGCGCCGAGTGGTCGAAGAGGATGGTCATCCGTTCACGAGCCATTTTGTTGCCACGCCGCATGTTGTCCGCATCCGGGAACATCCCGAAATAGGCGTCCACCATGGGGGTGATCGGCACCAGCGAGAAACTCACGCCGCATGCCTGGGCCACCAGCCGGGCATGGGCTTCGCTCTCCGGGTTGCTGCTTTTATAAGGCATGCAGACGGCGTGCACATTCTCGGCTCCCAACGCCTCGGCGGCGATGAACGCAACCAAGGCCGAGTCGATCCCCCCCGACAGCCCCAGCACGGCCTTTCTGACCCCCACCTTATGCACTTCGTCCCGCACGAAGCCGACCAGGATCGTGCGTAACAG
Encoded proteins:
- a CDS encoding NAD+ synthase; the encoded protein is MAGLVANTELLRTILVGFVRDEVHKVGVRKAVLGLSGGIDSALVAFIAAEALGAENVHAVCMPYKSSNPESEAHARLVAQACGVSFSLVPITPMVDAYFGMFPDADNMRRGNKMARERMTILFDHSARYSALVLGTSNKTELLLGYGTLFGDMASALNPIGDLYKTQIWQLSEAMGVPSAVIEKKPSADLWAGQTDEEELGFSYRQVDELLYRMVDLRLTREELIVAGFAPEFIDTIYKKVQNSHFKRRLPVIAKVSNRTIDRDFRYSRDWGK